In Paenibacillus sp. 1781tsa1, one DNA window encodes the following:
- a CDS encoding VanZ family protein codes for MDLIQVIGKILPILAIALAAGVVVIGITYSVYVAYRKRGGKRSITRRQFIASFLILGWFVIVMTLTTFSRGANYEGWINLELFSGYINAWNQWSLSEFQLIIFNMLMFAPLGFILPHLGMKTRHVKPVLLISLLLTLGIETFQMVTGRGIFELDDILHNTLGSMAGYLLMRAILDSVEQSKITLRSLSKALCIPLVFTMLFSSAFIIYHNKELGNLSIRPAIYQNMNQVEVTLNTRLPDEAEKVSLYRSSEIHNLEYAKRVSSLMKDYFELHQKGSISIDGYNRIWSFLDNTGTEYTFNYDVSSGTWWLSSNIEASTPVEPEDLIKQGQVYGSWLIQNDLMPKNAIFSTQNGDTVRWDIGKTVTDIAKGDRDYDTGLVMIVPSAEPMIPQNLLYSINKNIYVRVIDIISPAEAYEEIPKGNFSIYNNLKKGDKLNVNKYELTYTYDSKGYYQPVYRFEGEINGENWDALIPAVMN; via the coding sequence ATGGATCTAATACAAGTTATAGGCAAAATATTGCCTATCTTAGCTATTGCATTGGCCGCGGGAGTTGTTGTAATTGGTATTACTTATTCAGTATATGTTGCATACAGGAAAAGAGGGGGGAAAAGAAGCATAACCAGAAGGCAATTTATAGCGTCATTTTTGATCTTGGGTTGGTTTGTCATTGTCATGACTTTAACCACATTTAGCAGAGGGGCTAATTATGAGGGTTGGATCAATTTAGAGCTATTCAGTGGCTATATAAATGCATGGAATCAATGGTCGTTGAGCGAATTCCAGCTCATCATTTTTAATATGTTGATGTTCGCACCACTCGGTTTCATACTTCCGCATTTAGGAATGAAAACACGTCACGTTAAGCCCGTGCTACTCATATCGCTGTTGCTAACGTTGGGTATCGAAACTTTTCAAATGGTCACCGGCAGGGGAATATTTGAACTTGATGATATTCTCCATAATACACTAGGTAGTATGGCAGGATATCTGCTGATGAGAGCGATCCTCGACAGTGTTGAGCAAAGTAAGATCACCTTAAGGTCACTATCGAAGGCACTCTGCATACCACTAGTTTTTACGATGCTTTTTTCTAGTGCTTTTATCATTTATCACAACAAAGAACTTGGTAATCTCTCCATACGTCCAGCTATTTATCAAAATATGAATCAAGTCGAAGTAACGCTCAACACAAGGTTACCGGATGAGGCCGAGAAAGTGTCTCTTTATCGCAGTAGTGAAATTCACAACCTTGAATATGCCAAACGAGTTTCCTCTCTAATGAAGGATTATTTTGAATTACATCAGAAAGGTAGCATATCTATTGATGGATACAACCGAATTTGGAGTTTTCTTGACAATACGGGAACAGAATATACATTTAATTATGACGTCAGTAGCGGCACATGGTGGCTGTCATCTAATATCGAAGCAAGCACTCCTGTAGAGCCGGAAGATTTAATCAAACAAGGACAAGTGTATGGCAGTTGGTTGATTCAGAATGACTTAATGCCTAAGAATGCGATATTCAGTACGCAAAATGGAGACACGGTCCGATGGGATATCGGAAAAACAGTTACAGATATCGCGAAGGGTGATCGCGATTATGATACCGGACTAGTTATGATTGTCCCATCAGCAGAACCTATGATTCCTCAGAATTTATTATACTCTATAAATAAAAATATTTATGTGCGAGTAATTGATATTATCAGTCCAGCTGAGGCATACGAAGAAATTCCCAAGGGAAACTTTTCGATCTATAACAACTTAAAAAAAGGGGACAAACTAAATGTGAACAAGTATGAACTGACTTACACCTATGATTCGAAAGGTTATTATCAGCCAGTTTATCGGTTCGAAGGAGAGATCAATGGAGAGAATTGGGATGCTTTGATCCCAGCAGTAATGAATTGA
- a CDS encoding helix-turn-helix domain-containing protein: protein MIHEAVRSFMVQVFGSASYGIWMKDEYDFQWNNWLREGEVPEYTDQEQIESSWKILRYTFDFLSNINIRVVIDTQKQLTLLQSERLESLIREGLLKQQIEMERAHNDQWLTGLRELTCSLELNDLLFKIMENALHVIPSLSCGLFMMVDPDSGKMIPRAKVGFQDSVYQYQGELDEGITGKVYEEGIGRMYSTPDDAFKDMGNVSQENADIIVRSLPDGVMAKGLIAVPVTMNTHKIGVMLVYQFEQHRRFAPHDLNVMQGFADQAAIAISNATMYSELLETNRYLVSRNEIHNQFTALSIEHVSLGHIIETVGSMLKLPTYYVDMARNDWYPLIPESVLLSELDIYTALDSQFNPITLSGGADHSDYYLYPIVNGSLMLGCFAIQLDHPLGQLDHVILEQGGAIVMLEMMNTYSLTEMSYRKNHDFFSDLVQYREPQQLEARLSSFQLPAHQSLFVAQLQLYGEHPDMKTTENWVRKLIGFIEKELGIREHLLFSAHHKITILAAAPEPKVRHWIISRLETAVEKWTTSKTPALSIGIGGLYQGLEYVSKSNDEATRSLSFLLKQNKAGLMLYEEIGINRLFLNQEPSDIENYIHEILSPLQQQKSGELELTLKTYIAANRSVQATAERLHIHTNTLYLRLRKIEEILGVDLNDSEGWMKVYLACHLSEVYSVAPTANGALKL, encoded by the coding sequence ATGATTCATGAAGCGGTTCGCTCATTTATGGTTCAGGTCTTTGGATCTGCTTCGTATGGAATCTGGATGAAGGATGAATACGATTTCCAGTGGAATAATTGGTTGCGTGAAGGAGAAGTACCTGAATATACAGATCAAGAACAGATCGAGTCATCCTGGAAGATTCTCAGGTATACGTTTGATTTTTTGTCCAATATCAACATTCGTGTGGTTATCGATACCCAGAAGCAGCTCACCCTGCTACAAAGTGAACGTCTGGAGTCTTTGATTCGGGAAGGACTGCTGAAGCAGCAGATTGAGATGGAACGTGCACACAATGATCAATGGTTGACCGGACTGCGGGAGCTGACCTGTTCCCTGGAGTTGAACGACTTGTTATTCAAAATCATGGAGAATGCACTGCATGTCATCCCTTCTCTTTCCTGCGGACTGTTCATGATGGTTGATCCGGACTCTGGCAAGATGATCCCTAGAGCCAAGGTCGGTTTTCAGGATAGTGTGTATCAATATCAGGGCGAGCTGGATGAGGGCATTACGGGAAAAGTATACGAGGAAGGCATTGGCCGAATGTACAGCACACCGGATGATGCCTTTAAGGATATGGGCAATGTCAGTCAGGAGAATGCGGATATTATTGTACGTTCACTGCCTGATGGTGTTATGGCGAAAGGGCTTATCGCCGTTCCCGTGACGATGAACACCCATAAAATCGGGGTGATGCTGGTATACCAATTTGAACAACACAGACGATTTGCCCCACATGATCTGAATGTGATGCAGGGATTCGCGGATCAGGCAGCTATTGCCATCTCCAACGCCACCATGTATTCAGAACTGCTGGAAACGAATCGATATCTCGTTAGCCGCAACGAAATCCATAATCAATTCACGGCCCTTTCCATTGAACATGTGAGCCTCGGACATATCATTGAGACGGTTGGATCGATGCTGAAGCTTCCCACCTATTATGTGGACATGGCGAGAAATGACTGGTATCCACTCATCCCCGAAAGTGTCTTGCTAAGTGAGCTCGATATCTATACCGCTCTGGACAGTCAGTTTAACCCCATCACCTTATCCGGTGGAGCCGATCATAGCGATTATTACCTGTATCCGATTGTGAATGGATCTCTGATGCTTGGCTGTTTTGCCATCCAATTAGATCATCCGTTAGGTCAGTTGGATCATGTGATTTTGGAACAAGGCGGAGCTATTGTCATGCTGGAGATGATGAACACCTACTCCCTCACCGAAATGTCCTATCGAAAAAACCATGATTTCTTCAGCGATCTGGTGCAATATAGAGAACCACAGCAGTTGGAGGCCAGACTTTCCAGCTTTCAATTGCCAGCCCATCAGTCCTTGTTCGTCGCACAATTGCAGCTCTATGGGGAACATCCCGATATGAAAACCACTGAAAATTGGGTGCGCAAATTGATTGGTTTTATCGAAAAGGAACTAGGCATCCGTGAACATCTGTTGTTCAGTGCACATCACAAAATTACGATACTGGCTGCGGCACCAGAGCCCAAAGTCAGACATTGGATCATCAGCCGGCTGGAAACGGCCGTAGAGAAATGGACCACCTCCAAAACTCCTGCTCTATCCATCGGTATCGGCGGACTTTATCAAGGGCTTGAGTATGTGTCCAAAAGCAATGACGAGGCTACACGCTCGTTGTCCTTTTTACTGAAACAAAACAAAGCTGGCCTGATGCTCTACGAAGAAATCGGGATCAATCGGTTGTTTCTGAATCAGGAACCATCCGATATTGAGAACTACATTCATGAAATTCTGTCCCCTCTTCAACAGCAAAAATCAGGAGAGCTTGAACTCACACTCAAAACCTATATTGCGGCGAATCGATCTGTGCAAGCCACAGCAGAACGTCTGCATATTCATACCAATACACTGTATCTGCGCCTGCGCAAAATAGAGGAGATTCTAGGTGTTGATCTGAACGATTCCGAGGGTTGGATGAAGGTGTATCTGGCATGTCATTTAAGTGAAGTGTACTCTGTTGCTCCTACCGCAAACGGAGCATTAAAATTGTAA
- a CDS encoding amidohydrolase family protein codes for MSQITAFVGALLIDGQGGEPVSDSVVLVENGKFIAAGAKATVPVPESAKLVDVTGKTVIPGLIDAHVHVHGAKNLNMAAVALEANELQMGRALQDLPKLINAGFTTVRDVGSHVAVYIRDLIKEGVVKGPRIKTSRHMLSQTGGHADIHMIPTELNMFTVCDGVPEVIKATRTQFREGADFIKVCSTGGVLSEKDDPRWSQFRMDELKAIVYEAEAVQSYVAAHAQGTQGIKNALEAGVRTIEHGIYIDEEGIGMMLDQKAVLVPTLAIVHRIIKEGHKYGVPEFGIRKAKSVYQEHIENMIIARKADVTIAVGTDFCTCAPVEHGGNALELRLLVEDVGFTPMEAIVAATRDAARAMQMEAEIGTIEPGKAADLLVLNVNPLTDIGLLENTENIEQVYLSGERLK; via the coding sequence ATGAGTCAAATTACTGCTTTTGTAGGTGCATTGTTGATTGATGGACAAGGTGGAGAGCCTGTTTCCGATAGTGTGGTCCTGGTTGAGAACGGGAAATTCATAGCTGCGGGTGCGAAGGCGACCGTTCCAGTACCGGAAAGTGCCAAGCTTGTTGATGTAACGGGTAAAACGGTAATCCCCGGATTAATCGATGCCCATGTGCATGTGCACGGGGCCAAAAATCTGAATATGGCTGCGGTGGCGCTGGAAGCCAATGAACTTCAGATGGGAAGAGCACTTCAAGATCTGCCGAAGCTGATCAACGCGGGCTTTACAACCGTCAGGGATGTCGGCAGCCATGTTGCTGTATACATTCGTGATCTGATCAAGGAAGGTGTGGTGAAGGGGCCGCGGATTAAAACATCCCGTCATATGCTCTCTCAGACGGGTGGACATGCAGATATTCATATGATTCCAACGGAACTGAATATGTTCACCGTGTGTGACGGCGTTCCGGAAGTCATTAAGGCAACACGCACACAGTTCCGTGAGGGGGCGGATTTCATTAAGGTGTGTTCCACAGGCGGGGTGCTTTCGGAGAAAGATGACCCTCGCTGGTCGCAATTCCGCATGGATGAGCTGAAGGCGATCGTGTATGAAGCGGAAGCGGTACAGTCATATGTGGCTGCACATGCGCAAGGTACACAGGGGATCAAAAATGCGCTGGAAGCGGGCGTACGCACCATTGAACACGGGATCTACATTGATGAAGAAGGCATTGGCATGATGCTGGATCAAAAGGCGGTTCTGGTTCCAACATTGGCCATTGTACATCGGATCATCAAAGAAGGGCATAAATACGGTGTTCCCGAATTTGGCATTCGTAAAGCCAAAAGTGTATATCAGGAGCATATAGAGAACATGATTATCGCGCGTAAGGCAGACGTAACCATTGCAGTAGGGACAGATTTCTGCACCTGTGCACCTGTTGAGCATGGCGGGAATGCGCTCGAACTGCGATTGCTTGTTGAAGATGTTGGATTTACGCCGATGGAAGCGATTGTAGCTGCCACAAGGGATGCGGCAAGAGCGATGCAGATGGAAGCAGAGATCGGTACGATTGAACCCGGGAAAGCTGCTGATCTGCTGGTATTAAATGTGAATCCGTTAACGGATATTGGACTGCTCGAAAACACAGAGAATATCGAACAGGTCTATTTATCAGGTGAACGCTTGAAATAA
- a CDS encoding AraC family transcriptional regulator → MKKVVYWMDTRIFFGKTEEAARLPIYMTTVGYWEHQYETERPEGFPDYQIHQIIYGQGRLIIQDEEYIVGPGDVFFLYPDVPHRYMPISDRWELAWVSFQGREASQLLSYAGITGSRVCRLRTATLLRGLEQLLVRGEKEDTMDYTDYDVECSKQLYALLLDLKPLLIASANYNDELERLKPVLRYIAEHLDRSLTLKELADVAVVSPQYLCRLFQKALHIRPVFYVNQERINRSKQLMFSERELRIYEVADRVGYENASYFCAMFKRHTGMSPERFRKLHGLN, encoded by the coding sequence ATGAAGAAAGTGGTGTACTGGATGGATACCCGGATTTTTTTTGGTAAAACAGAAGAAGCTGCTCGCCTGCCGATCTATATGACCACGGTTGGTTACTGGGAACACCAATATGAAACCGAGCGTCCAGAGGGATTCCCGGATTATCAAATCCATCAGATTATTTATGGGCAGGGGAGACTGATTATACAAGACGAAGAGTATATCGTCGGACCGGGTGACGTTTTCTTTCTGTATCCTGATGTTCCGCATCGATATATGCCCATTAGTGATCGTTGGGAGTTGGCTTGGGTCTCGTTTCAGGGGAGAGAGGCCAGCCAGTTATTATCTTATGCGGGAATAACCGGTTCACGCGTGTGCAGACTCAGAACAGCCACGCTGCTGCGTGGCCTGGAGCAACTTCTAGTTAGAGGAGAGAAGGAGGATACGATGGATTACACAGATTACGATGTTGAATGCTCCAAACAATTATATGCCCTGCTGCTGGATCTGAAACCACTGCTCATTGCATCCGCCAATTATAATGATGAACTGGAGCGTTTGAAGCCTGTGCTGCGTTATATTGCAGAGCATCTGGATCGTTCACTTACGCTGAAGGAACTGGCCGATGTGGCTGTAGTATCTCCCCAATATTTGTGCAGGCTGTTTCAGAAGGCGCTCCATATCAGACCTGTATTTTACGTGAACCAGGAACGGATCAATCGGAGCAAACAACTTATGTTCAGTGAGAGAGAGCTCCGAATATATGAAGTTGCTGATCGAGTGGGTTACGAGAACGCCAGTTATTTCTGTGCGATGTTCAAAAGGCATACAGGTATGAGTCCGGAACGTTTTCGCAAACTGCACGGACTGAATTGA
- a CDS encoding glycoside hydrolase family 2 TIM barrel-domain containing protein, protein MRKKLVYTPPANGYPEWNNNPETFQVGRLPAHASMVAFPSVAEALSNESSASPWYESLNGPWKFAFAETPEQRIASFYENNYDASDWDEISVPSNWQLQGYDYPQYTNMTYPWVEREPELKPPFAPTSYNPVGSYIRTFTVPADWKDRPVLLHFEGVESAFYVWVNGELVGYSEDTFTPAEFDITPYLTEGENKLAVEVYRWCDASWLENQDFWRLSGIFRGVYLHSPSPVQIADFFVRTELDDAYQDAELLLDVKLFNHNAVQTTAGLSVQAQLYDAQQQTVLKQPLTAAVTFQGEDELSFQLSTEVMKPLLWSAETPHLYTLVLSIQNESGEILEAVRSRIGFRKFELKDGLMQINGKRIVFKGVNRHEFSPDKGRAIGREDMIRDIELMKSYNVNAVRTSHYPNQSLWYELCDEYGLYVIDETNLETHGTWYYGQKEMNENNIPASKPEWRSNVIDRCNSMFQRDKNHPSVIIWSLGNESFGGDNFIAMYDYLKQVDPTRLVHYEGTFHYRPSDSASDIESTMYISPEDVENYARMQGPKKPYIICEYSHAMGNSCGGLHLYWDLFDKYDVLQGAFIWDWVDQSIRTTTADGVEYFAYGGDFGESPHDGNFCGNGLILADKTVTPKLEEVKKCYQNVRMEAIDVKDGLLRIRNQFLFTDLSEYSLVWTLAHNGVSVENGKLDIAVPPGESAEVRIPYTPSSDKFKEAVLTVSLVTKVATKWAGIGHEIGWDQFVVSPRLRPIQLVHQGQGNSPQVHELQDELKVATGQVTFSFNPATGALTSYQINNQEQLLAPVRPNFWRAMTDNDMGNKLNMRSAFWRDAHATSSLIRFEHYSDEQGILVTTDFTWDQHPGCTLSISYRINPDGVLEISQTLIPGEGLPDLPEFGMLLQLSNSLDTISWYGRGPHDNYADRLTSARLGYYTGAVRDQFVPYLKPQECGNKTDVRFAEITSTDGQSGLHVEANIPFEINALPWTPEELEANDHVYKLPQSTQTVARINYKQMGVGGDDSWGARTHAEYTLPANRAYHFTFTVRPV, encoded by the coding sequence ATGCGAAAGAAACTGGTATACACCCCTCCGGCAAATGGATACCCGGAATGGAACAACAATCCCGAGACTTTTCAAGTAGGCCGTCTACCCGCACATGCGTCTATGGTAGCGTTTCCATCTGTAGCAGAAGCGTTATCCAATGAATCCAGCGCATCGCCATGGTACGAATCACTGAATGGTCCGTGGAAGTTTGCCTTTGCGGAGACACCGGAGCAACGGATTGCATCCTTTTATGAGAACAACTATGATGCCAGTGACTGGGACGAGATCTCCGTTCCTTCCAACTGGCAGCTACAAGGTTACGATTATCCCCAGTATACAAACATGACGTATCCGTGGGTCGAACGCGAGCCTGAATTGAAGCCCCCCTTTGCACCAACGAGTTATAATCCGGTGGGTTCGTACATCCGTACGTTTACGGTTCCTGCGGACTGGAAAGACCGGCCTGTCCTGCTGCACTTTGAGGGCGTTGAATCTGCCTTTTATGTATGGGTTAACGGGGAGCTCGTCGGTTATAGTGAGGACACGTTCACACCCGCAGAATTTGATATTACACCGTATCTGACCGAAGGTGAGAACAAACTGGCTGTAGAGGTATATCGCTGGTGTGATGCGAGTTGGTTGGAGAATCAGGATTTCTGGCGGCTAAGCGGCATATTCCGTGGTGTGTACCTGCACTCACCTTCACCGGTTCAAATCGCCGATTTCTTTGTTCGCACTGAACTGGATGATGCCTATCAGGATGCGGAGCTACTGCTGGATGTGAAATTATTTAATCATAATGCGGTGCAGACTACTGCCGGATTGTCCGTTCAGGCACAGCTCTATGATGCACAACAGCAGACTGTATTGAAGCAACCACTTACTGCGGCGGTCACTTTCCAGGGCGAGGATGAACTTTCATTCCAGTTGTCAACAGAGGTTATGAAGCCGCTTCTATGGAGCGCCGAGACCCCTCATCTATATACACTTGTGCTGTCCATTCAGAATGAATCGGGCGAAATACTGGAGGCTGTTCGCAGCCGGATCGGATTCCGCAAGTTTGAACTGAAGGACGGCCTGATGCAAATCAACGGCAAACGCATTGTGTTCAAGGGCGTCAATCGTCATGAATTTTCCCCGGATAAGGGTCGAGCCATTGGTCGGGAAGACATGATCCGTGACATCGAACTGATGAAGTCATATAATGTTAACGCTGTGCGCACATCCCATTATCCGAATCAGTCACTCTGGTACGAACTGTGTGATGAATATGGCCTCTATGTCATTGATGAAACGAATCTGGAAACTCACGGCACGTGGTACTATGGGCAAAAGGAAATGAATGAGAACAATATTCCCGCGAGCAAGCCGGAATGGCGTAGTAACGTCATAGATCGCTGTAACTCGATGTTCCAGCGGGATAAAAACCATCCGTCCGTTATTATCTGGTCTCTGGGTAATGAATCCTTCGGCGGCGATAACTTCATCGCCATGTACGATTATCTGAAACAAGTCGATCCGACCCGTCTCGTTCATTATGAAGGGACTTTCCATTATCGGCCTTCCGATTCGGCAAGCGATATTGAATCAACGATGTATATCAGCCCTGAAGATGTGGAGAATTATGCTCGCATGCAAGGGCCGAAGAAACCTTATATTATCTGTGAATACAGCCATGCCATGGGTAACTCTTGTGGCGGTCTACATCTGTATTGGGATTTGTTCGATAAATATGATGTGTTGCAAGGTGCATTCATCTGGGACTGGGTCGATCAGTCCATTCGTACCACTACGGCAGACGGTGTCGAATATTTCGCGTATGGCGGTGATTTCGGTGAATCCCCTCATGATGGCAATTTCTGCGGAAACGGACTCATTCTGGCCGATAAGACGGTTACACCGAAGCTGGAAGAAGTGAAGAAATGTTATCAGAACGTTCGTATGGAAGCTATTGATGTAAAAGACGGCCTACTGCGCATTCGAAACCAGTTCCTGTTCACGGATCTGAGCGAATACTCACTGGTATGGACACTAGCACATAATGGCGTTTCTGTAGAGAACGGCAAGTTGGACATCGCGGTACCTCCAGGCGAATCGGCTGAAGTCCGTATCCCTTACACCCCATCATCCGATAAGTTCAAGGAAGCCGTGTTGACTGTATCTCTGGTAACCAAAGTGGCAACCAAATGGGCAGGAATAGGTCATGAAATCGGCTGGGATCAGTTCGTGGTATCTCCGCGATTGCGTCCAATCCAACTGGTACACCAAGGACAAGGCAATTCGCCACAGGTACATGAACTGCAAGATGAATTGAAAGTAGCTACAGGTCAAGTCACGTTTAGTTTCAACCCGGCTACTGGCGCGTTAACGTCTTATCAGATTAACAATCAGGAACAATTGCTGGCTCCTGTCCGCCCGAATTTCTGGCGAGCCATGACAGACAACGATATGGGGAACAAGCTGAATATGCGTTCTGCTTTCTGGAGAGATGCTCACGCTACCAGCAGTTTAATTCGCTTCGAGCACTATTCAGACGAACAAGGCATTCTCGTGACGACCGATTTTACGTGGGATCAACATCCGGGATGTACGCTGTCCATCTCGTACCGAATTAACCCAGATGGCGTATTGGAAATCAGTCAAACGCTTATTCCAGGCGAGGGTCTACCTGATCTTCCGGAATTCGGTATGCTGCTGCAACTGAGCAACAGCCTGGATACAATCTCTTGGTACGGCAGAGGGCCGCACGACAACTATGCAGACCGTCTAACCAGTGCTCGTCTCGGCTATTACACAGGTGCGGTTCGAGATCAATTCGTTCCATACCTGAAACCACAAGAGTGTGGTAACAAAACGGATGTACGCTTTGCTGAAATCACGTCAACGGATGGTCAAAGTGGCCTGCATGTTGAAGCCAACATACCATTTGAGATCAATGCGTTGCCATGGACACCGGAGGAACTGGAAGCCAATGATCATGTGTATAAATTACCTCAGAGTACACAGACTGTCGCCCGCATCAATTACAAACAAATGGGTGTCGGCGGGGATGATAGCTGGGGCGCACGTACCCACGCTGAATACACCTTGCCGGCCAACCGCGCGTATCACTTCACTTTTACGGTAAGACCTGTATAA